One Phycisphaerae bacterium RAS2 DNA window includes the following coding sequences:
- the mutS gene encoding DNA mismatch repair protein MutS, with amino-acid sequence MAARRQKHDTPVTDAANATDAPASTDRAPREPASHRRAPAEPASKIAPAMRQYLEQKARVSDAILLFRMGDFYETFYEDAKTISRVLGLTLTAREKSSDSPIPLAGVPYHALDRYVARLVAAGYRVAISEQLEDAKLAKGVVKRDIVRIITPGTLTDDALLDARTDNLLVALCPAADGTARVGLACVELASGRFFAQLIDSADLADELVRLNPAEILAPETSVGDAAADASEPWQSIQSSLHCPTTSRPAHAFDPHLARDRLHRQFGVTTLEGLGFDRFDESLCAAGALLDYLSETQKSALAHIMPLAPRSSARYMMIDQFTLRSLEIERTLRDGAREGSLLGAIDATCNPMGARRLRQWLCYPLTDVSEIRRRQDAVAALIDQPDRLAALRNLIAEMGDLERISARLGVRRVSPRDLLNLGRSLERCIEARRVLGESVRDAANDLLDQVAQRLGGHEDLANVLTSALRDDSPMVARDGGFVAEGHDVELDRLRQISVAGDQSLAGYQAREAQRTGIPSLKVGYNSVFGYYIEITHQHRDKVPPEYVRKQTVRNAERYITDELKKHETEVLGAAERAQARELELFEQLCAKAAERLSSIQETADAVATLDVLAGFADAARRRGYARPCFDEDGDHLLEIQDGRHPVLDVTLAERFVPNDCRLRADGDRLILLTGPNMAGKSTYIRQVALLTLLAHTGSFVPAKVMRLSTVDRLFARVGASDELTRGQSTFMVEMVEAARILNTATRRSLVILDEIGRGTSTYDGLAIAWAITEHLARTTRCRTFFATHYHELTDLAGELPGVANFNVAVREELRPGGASRGIVFLHRILPGPTDRSYGVHVAAMAGLPPSVVRRSESILHELESRSDGEVNQPRRGKASTESNQLMLFGGAPATPESWPQIAERLTKLNPEEMTPLAALAALAELRALLSQDSATPK; translated from the coding sequence ATGGCTGCACGGCGACAGAAACATGACACTCCTGTGACCGACGCGGCGAATGCAACGGACGCCCCTGCGTCGACCGATCGCGCGCCGCGTGAACCGGCCTCCCACCGCCGTGCGCCCGCCGAGCCGGCAAGCAAGATCGCGCCTGCGATGCGTCAATACCTCGAGCAAAAGGCTCGCGTATCCGACGCGATCCTGCTCTTTCGCATGGGCGACTTCTATGAGACGTTTTACGAGGATGCGAAAACGATCTCGCGCGTCCTGGGCCTGACCCTGACCGCGCGAGAGAAAAGCAGCGACTCGCCGATTCCACTGGCGGGCGTCCCCTATCACGCGCTGGATCGTTACGTGGCGCGCCTCGTGGCCGCCGGCTACCGCGTCGCCATCAGCGAGCAGCTCGAAGACGCGAAGCTCGCCAAGGGCGTCGTCAAGCGCGACATCGTCCGCATCATCACACCGGGAACGTTGACCGACGATGCCCTGCTGGACGCGCGAACCGACAACCTGCTGGTCGCGCTTTGCCCGGCCGCAGACGGCACAGCGCGCGTCGGACTGGCCTGCGTCGAACTTGCAAGCGGACGGTTCTTTGCCCAGTTGATCGACTCCGCCGATCTGGCAGACGAACTGGTGCGCCTGAATCCGGCCGAGATTCTGGCGCCCGAGACTTCGGTGGGCGACGCGGCAGCCGACGCGAGTGAACCATGGCAATCGATCCAGTCATCCCTGCATTGCCCGACCACATCACGTCCCGCCCACGCATTTGATCCACACCTGGCACGGGATCGGTTGCACCGTCAGTTCGGCGTTACGACGCTGGAAGGGCTGGGCTTCGACCGGTTCGACGAGTCGCTCTGCGCGGCCGGTGCATTGCTGGACTATTTGAGCGAGACCCAGAAATCCGCCCTCGCACACATCATGCCGCTTGCGCCGCGGTCGTCCGCGCGGTATATGATGATCGATCAGTTTACGCTTCGCTCGCTTGAGATCGAGCGAACACTGCGCGACGGCGCACGCGAAGGCTCCCTGCTCGGCGCGATCGACGCCACCTGCAATCCGATGGGCGCGCGGCGTCTTCGACAATGGCTCTGCTACCCGCTGACCGATGTATCCGAGATTCGCCGGCGACAGGATGCGGTGGCGGCGTTGATCGATCAACCCGACCGGCTGGCCGCGTTGCGCAACCTGATCGCCGAGATGGGCGACCTGGAGCGCATCAGCGCGCGGCTCGGTGTGCGGCGTGTCAGTCCGCGCGACTTGCTGAATCTTGGCCGTTCGCTGGAACGCTGCATCGAAGCCCGTCGCGTTCTGGGGGAATCGGTCCGCGACGCCGCGAACGACCTGCTGGATCAGGTCGCTCAACGACTGGGTGGCCACGAAGATCTTGCGAACGTCCTCACCTCGGCCTTGCGGGACGACTCGCCGATGGTCGCGCGCGACGGCGGCTTCGTTGCCGAGGGGCACGATGTGGAATTGGATCGCCTCCGGCAGATTAGCGTCGCCGGCGATCAATCCCTCGCCGGGTATCAGGCGCGCGAGGCGCAGCGCACGGGGATCCCCAGCCTCAAGGTGGGTTACAATTCGGTCTTCGGCTATTACATCGAGATCACTCACCAGCACCGAGACAAAGTGCCGCCAGAATACGTGCGCAAGCAGACCGTGCGCAACGCCGAGCGATACATCACCGACGAACTCAAGAAGCATGAGACCGAAGTTCTCGGCGCTGCGGAACGCGCCCAGGCGCGGGAGCTGGAGCTGTTTGAGCAACTCTGTGCCAAAGCTGCGGAACGCCTGTCGAGCATTCAGGAAACGGCCGATGCCGTCGCCACGCTGGATGTGCTGGCCGGTTTCGCGGACGCCGCGCGACGACGCGGCTACGCGCGGCCCTGCTTCGACGAAGATGGCGATCATCTGCTGGAGATTCAGGATGGCCGCCACCCCGTGCTGGACGTCACGCTGGCCGAGCGCTTTGTGCCGAATGATTGTCGCCTTCGCGCGGATGGGGACCGGCTGATTCTTCTAACCGGCCCGAACATGGCAGGCAAATCGACTTACATCCGCCAAGTCGCCCTGCTGACTTTGCTCGCTCACACAGGCAGTTTCGTCCCCGCAAAGGTCATGCGTCTCTCAACGGTCGATCGGCTTTTTGCGCGGGTCGGCGCGAGCGACGAACTCACGCGCGGGCAATCGACCTTCATGGTCGAGATGGTCGAAGCGGCGCGCATCCTGAACACGGCCACGCGCCGTTCGCTCGTCATTCTCGACGAGATCGGGCGCGGCACGAGCACCTATGACGGCCTCGCCATCGCGTGGGCGATCACCGAGCACCTCGCGCGGACGACGCGCTGCCGCACGTTCTTCGCCACGCATTATCACGAATTGACGGACCTCGCAGGCGAACTGCCCGGCGTGGCCAATTTCAATGTCGCGGTGCGAGAGGAATTGCGGCCCGGCGGCGCGAGTCGCGGCATCGTCTTTCTTCACCGCATCCTGCCCGGCCCGACGGATCGAAGTTACGGCGTCCATGTCGCCGCGATGGCCGGCCTGCCTCCATCCGTCGTCCGTCGCAGCGAGTCGATCCTTCACGAATTGGAATCGCGATCCGATGGCGAGGTGAATCAGCCGCGCCGCGGCAAGGCGAGTACCGAATCAAACCAGCTCATGCTCTTCGGTGGCGCACCGGCGACTCCCGAATCGTGGCCACAAATCGCGGAGCGATTGACCAAGCTCAACCCGGAGGAAATGACCCCATTGGCGGCCTTGGCGGCCCTCGCGGAGCTTCGCGCACTTCTGTCGCAGGACTCTGCCACGCCGAAATGA